Proteins encoded within one genomic window of Eurosta solidaginis isolate ZX-2024a chromosome 1, ASM4086904v1, whole genome shotgun sequence:
- the CAH9 gene encoding carbonic anhydrase 2, producing MEVYLVFIVFCVLYEATLGSRFGYSEPNQRRWARLHGHCAGKTQSPIAIHSAKAIPLNLPAVDMIGYHNLLPNPLVLINNGHTVAISIPKLTAEEKENGDFMPYIRGAKLPGEFEVESVHFHWGDKNNRGAEHVINDIRYTMEMHIVHRNKKYATLVEALEYADGAAVLAFFFNLHENEGAGLTTICRHLHLIPEANDAVNLTVTFSLSSLIANVDVDKFYTYRGSLTTPPCSEAITWVLYPDPIPISPKQIARFRQLQDTQDDALVDNFRQLQPIGNRRIFMRNGNTRHTHLESLQKEMDYQKWDWYN from the exons atggaagTGTATTTGGTGTTCATTGTGTTTTGTGTGCTTTATGAAG caACTCTGGGATCTCGTTTTGGCTACTCGGAACCAAACCAACGACGCTGGGCTCGCCTTCATGGCCATTGTGCTGGCAAGACGCAGTCACCAATCGCTATTCACTCAGCCAAA gCGATTCCTTTGAATTTGCCAGCTGTTGATATGATTGGATATCACAATTTACTGCCAAACCCACTTGTATTAATTAACAATGGACATACTG TCGCCATTAGCATACCCAAACTAACAGCGGAAGAGAAAGAAAATGGTGATTTTATGCCGTATATACGTGGCGCTAAATTGCCTGGCGAATTTGAAGTAGAGAGTGTACATTTTCATTGGGGCGATAAGAACAATCGTGGAGCTGAGCATGTGATCAATGACATCCGTTATACAATGGAAATGCATATAGTTCATAGAAATAAGAAATATGCAACACTCGTTGAAGCATTGGAATATGCTGATGGTGCTGCTGTATTGGCCTTCTTTTTCAAT TTACATGAGAATGAAGGCGCTGGCTTAACAACAATTTGTCGTCATTTGCATTTGATACCGGAAGCGAATGATGCTGTCAATTTAACGGTTACATTCTCACTATCTTCTCTGATTGCCAATGTGGACGTGGACAAATTTTATACTTACAGAG GCTCGCTCACAACACCACCTTGCTCAGAAGCTATCACATGGGTGCTCTATCCGGATCCCATACCGATTTCTCCAAAGCAG ATTGCACGCTTTCGTCAATTGCAAGACACTCAAGATGATGCTTTAGTCGATAATTTCCGTCAATTGCAGCCAATCGGTAATCGACGTATATTTATGCGTAACGGCAATACGAGACATACACATTTAGAATCTTTGCAGAAGGAGATGGATTACCAGAAATGGGATTGGTATAATTGA